In Populus nigra chromosome 10, ddPopNigr1.1, whole genome shotgun sequence, the following proteins share a genomic window:
- the LOC133704562 gene encoding uncharacterized protein LOC133704562 isoform X1 yields the protein MNCFSRLSSFIFRRTSHFLATRTANASKQSRIPFWRRSFEQSGLHLEFLSTRFRIQCYSSRKPSLKPSIRKKKDSLPTTVMDHEKDTFFVVRKGDVVGVYKNFADCEAQLGTSILDPPVSVYKGYSLSKDSEAYLVSHGLQNALYTIRAADLKEDLFGTLIPCPFQQPASSNAETCPNDANKKRSQEILGSEIKGIDGSASITRKHTKLGIQAECQAQSSNSVRGCKAMDKSCLLEFDGASKGNPGQAGAGAVLRNDDGSLICRLREGLGIATNNMAEYRAILLGMKYALEKGYTKIHVKGDSKLVCMQIEGSWKARHENITNLYEEAKKLKNSFLSFHISHVPREYNSEADSQANLAIKLADGEVQEGFE from the exons ATGAACTGCTTCTCTCGCTTGTCTTCCTTTATATTTAGAAGGACAAGCCATTTCTTAGCGACGAGGACTGCTAACGCGTCAAAGCAATCTCGTATTCCCTTTTGGAGAAGGAGCTTCGAACAGTCCGGCCTCCATCTAGAATTTCTCTCCACCAGATTTCGCATTCAGTGCTACTCGTCTCGAAAACCGAGTTTAAAACCTTCGATTAGGAAAAAGAAGGATTCTCTGCCAACGACAGTCATGGACCACGAGAAGGATACTTTCTTTGTTGTGCGGAAAGGAGATGTTGTCGGTGTTTATAAGAATTTTGCTGACTGCGAGGCCCAACTTGGAACTTCG ATACTGGACCCTCCTGTGAGTGTCTACAAGGGTTACTCTTTATCCAAGGACTCTGAGGCATATCTTGTTTCCCATGGGCTTCAGAATGCTTTATACACTATCAGAGCTGCAGATCTGAAAGAGGATCTTTTTGGCACGCTCATTCCTTGCCCTTTCCAG CAACCTGCATCTTCCAATGCTGAAACGTGCCCAAATGATGCAAACAAAAAGAGATCACAGGAAATCCTGGGATCAGAAATCAAA GGCATAGATGGATCAGCATCTATCACTCGTAAGCATACCAAGTTGGGTATTCAAGCTGAGTGTCAAGCACAGTCTTCCAATAGTGTACGTGGATGTAAAGCAATGGAT AAATCCTGTCTTCTCGAGTTTGATGGTGCTTCAAAAGGAAATCCTGGACAAGCTGGGGCAGGAGCTGTACTACGAAATGATGATGGAAGCTTG ATCTGCAGATTACGGGAAGGACTGGGCATTGCAACCAATAATATGGCTGAATATCGAGCCATCTTATTGGGAATGAAGTACGCTCTTGAAAAAGGCTATACAAAAATTCATGTCAAAGGAGACTCCAAGCTTGTCTGTATGCAG ATTGAGGGTTCATGGAAGGCCAGACATGAGAACATCACCAACTTGTACGAAGAAGCTAAGAAGCTGAAGaatagttttctttctttccacaTCAGTCACGTTCCGCGG GAATATAATTCAGAGGCTGATTCTCAAGCGAACCTGGCCATCAAACTTGCAG ATGGTGAAGTTCAAGAGGGGTTTGAGTAG
- the LOC133704562 gene encoding uncharacterized protein LOC133704562 isoform X3 — protein MNCFSRLSSFIFRRTSHFLATRTANASKQSRIPFWRRSFEQSGLHLEFLSTRFRIQCYSSRKPSLKPSIRKKKDSLPTTVMDHEKDTFFVVRKGDVVGVYKNFADCEAQLGTSILDPPVSVYKGYSLSKDSEAYLVSHGLQNALYTIRAADLKEDLFGTLIPCPFQQPASSNAETCPNDANKKRSQEILGSEIKGIDGSASITRKHTKLGIQAECQAQSSNSVRGCKAMDKSCLLEFDGASKGNPGQAGAGAVLRNDDGSLICRLREGLGIATNNMAEYRAILLGMKYALEKGYTKIHVKGDSKLVCMQGQFVEFSTKVNSILRS, from the exons ATGAACTGCTTCTCTCGCTTGTCTTCCTTTATATTTAGAAGGACAAGCCATTTCTTAGCGACGAGGACTGCTAACGCGTCAAAGCAATCTCGTATTCCCTTTTGGAGAAGGAGCTTCGAACAGTCCGGCCTCCATCTAGAATTTCTCTCCACCAGATTTCGCATTCAGTGCTACTCGTCTCGAAAACCGAGTTTAAAACCTTCGATTAGGAAAAAGAAGGATTCTCTGCCAACGACAGTCATGGACCACGAGAAGGATACTTTCTTTGTTGTGCGGAAAGGAGATGTTGTCGGTGTTTATAAGAATTTTGCTGACTGCGAGGCCCAACTTGGAACTTCG ATACTGGACCCTCCTGTGAGTGTCTACAAGGGTTACTCTTTATCCAAGGACTCTGAGGCATATCTTGTTTCCCATGGGCTTCAGAATGCTTTATACACTATCAGAGCTGCAGATCTGAAAGAGGATCTTTTTGGCACGCTCATTCCTTGCCCTTTCCAG CAACCTGCATCTTCCAATGCTGAAACGTGCCCAAATGATGCAAACAAAAAGAGATCACAGGAAATCCTGGGATCAGAAATCAAA GGCATAGATGGATCAGCATCTATCACTCGTAAGCATACCAAGTTGGGTATTCAAGCTGAGTGTCAAGCACAGTCTTCCAATAGTGTACGTGGATGTAAAGCAATGGAT AAATCCTGTCTTCTCGAGTTTGATGGTGCTTCAAAAGGAAATCCTGGACAAGCTGGGGCAGGAGCTGTACTACGAAATGATGATGGAAGCTTG ATCTGCAGATTACGGGAAGGACTGGGCATTGCAACCAATAATATGGCTGAATATCGAGCCATCTTATTGGGAATGAAGTACGCTCTTGAAAAAGGCTATACAAAAATTCATGTCAAAGGAGACTCCAAGCTTGTCTGTATGCAG GGCCAATTTGTTGAATTCTCCACTAAAGTCAACTCCATTTTAAGGAGTTGA
- the LOC133704562 gene encoding uncharacterized protein LOC133704562 isoform X2 → MNCFSRLSSFIFRRTSHFLATRTANASKQSRIPFWRRSFEQSGLHLEFLSTRFRIQCYSSRKPSLKPSIRKKKDSLPTTVMDHEKDTFFVVRKGDVVGVYKNFADCEAQLGTSILDPPVSVYKGYSLSKDSEAYLVSHGLQNALYTIRAADLKEDLFGTLIPCPFQQPASSNAETCPNDANKKRSQEILGSEIKGIDGSASITRKHTKLGIQAECQAQSSNSKSCLLEFDGASKGNPGQAGAGAVLRNDDGSLICRLREGLGIATNNMAEYRAILLGMKYALEKGYTKIHVKGDSKLVCMQIEGSWKARHENITNLYEEAKKLKNSFLSFHISHVPREYNSEADSQANLAIKLADGEVQEGFE, encoded by the exons ATGAACTGCTTCTCTCGCTTGTCTTCCTTTATATTTAGAAGGACAAGCCATTTCTTAGCGACGAGGACTGCTAACGCGTCAAAGCAATCTCGTATTCCCTTTTGGAGAAGGAGCTTCGAACAGTCCGGCCTCCATCTAGAATTTCTCTCCACCAGATTTCGCATTCAGTGCTACTCGTCTCGAAAACCGAGTTTAAAACCTTCGATTAGGAAAAAGAAGGATTCTCTGCCAACGACAGTCATGGACCACGAGAAGGATACTTTCTTTGTTGTGCGGAAAGGAGATGTTGTCGGTGTTTATAAGAATTTTGCTGACTGCGAGGCCCAACTTGGAACTTCG ATACTGGACCCTCCTGTGAGTGTCTACAAGGGTTACTCTTTATCCAAGGACTCTGAGGCATATCTTGTTTCCCATGGGCTTCAGAATGCTTTATACACTATCAGAGCTGCAGATCTGAAAGAGGATCTTTTTGGCACGCTCATTCCTTGCCCTTTCCAG CAACCTGCATCTTCCAATGCTGAAACGTGCCCAAATGATGCAAACAAAAAGAGATCACAGGAAATCCTGGGATCAGAAATCAAA GGCATAGATGGATCAGCATCTATCACTCGTAAGCATACCAAGTTGGGTATTCAAGCTGAGTGTCAAGCACAGTCTTCCAATAGT AAATCCTGTCTTCTCGAGTTTGATGGTGCTTCAAAAGGAAATCCTGGACAAGCTGGGGCAGGAGCTGTACTACGAAATGATGATGGAAGCTTG ATCTGCAGATTACGGGAAGGACTGGGCATTGCAACCAATAATATGGCTGAATATCGAGCCATCTTATTGGGAATGAAGTACGCTCTTGAAAAAGGCTATACAAAAATTCATGTCAAAGGAGACTCCAAGCTTGTCTGTATGCAG ATTGAGGGTTCATGGAAGGCCAGACATGAGAACATCACCAACTTGTACGAAGAAGCTAAGAAGCTGAAGaatagttttctttctttccacaTCAGTCACGTTCCGCGG GAATATAATTCAGAGGCTGATTCTCAAGCGAACCTGGCCATCAAACTTGCAG ATGGTGAAGTTCAAGAGGGGTTTGAGTAG
- the LOC133705246 gene encoding uncharacterized protein LOC133705246 — MYSYHDRFVQQFSKQSIAFGKIQKQIKCEMKNSSSLSSSDDESAGSFASDISKSDGMDDSFDDPLLMNSVTEGERSADFKMDDSFLEETVSDIFESDDLDEELKDITENVESVSKSDLSSYDSSEPRMEAATDSLSPKKQHKKRASKKKIIAKGGAKKVPKLGIPGSAKRLRIKEKAVLTDVFTKYGLKTAAASAKES; from the exons ATGTATTCCTATCATGACAGGTTTGTGCAACAATTTTCTAAGCAAAGCATAGCATTTGGCAAGATTCAGAAGCAGATAAAATGTGAGATGAAAAATTCAAGCTCTTTATCGTCTTCTGATGATGAGTCAGCTGGCAGCTTCGCCTCTGACATATCTAAATCTGATGGCATGGATGATTCTTTTGATGATCCCCTATTGATGAATTCTGTCACAGAAGGAGAGAGAAGTGCTGATTTCAAAATGGATGATTCTTTCCTTGAAGAAACAGTCTCTGACATATTTGAATCTGATGACCTGGATGAGGAGCTAAAAGATATAACAGAGAACGTGGAATCTGTAAGCAAATCAGACTTGAGCAGTTATGATAGTTCAGAACCAAGGATGGAAGCAGCTACTGATTCACTTTCCCCAaagaaacaacataaaaaacgGGCTTCTAAGAAAAAGATAATAGCAAAGGGAGGGGCAAAGAAGGTTCCGAAGTTGGGCATCCCAGGGTCTGCAAAGAG GTTGAGGATAAAGGAGAAGGCAGTGCTAACAGATGTGTTCACTAAATATGGATTGAAAACTGCTGCGGCTTCAGCGAAAGAGAGTTGA
- the LOC133704181 gene encoding uncharacterized protein LOC133704181 yields the protein MLRMVMGLGNPASSVHSSYCVLIPRNPNKTPHTQHPVFKINHARHSDFHYKTSATSFTSCRLHARRKESIAPPAVVSDLDDEYDDFDDDELDYDDKDEDEEEFMPFGKMKKWLETKPRGFGGSKVYDTRVEDKLLEEIEQSRLAQAANINNLKYPNPAAPNKTHHQAKNAPDVIPTGIRVHVINLPKKKNIHRDLKTAFKDVQGIINIIPAVSGNKKTKDPICKGFAFVDFKSEEDAARFVQQFSKQSIAFGKIQKQIKCEMKNSSSLSSSDDGI from the exons ATGTTGAGGATGGTGATGGGCTTGGGCAACCCAGCGTCTTCCGTCCATTCTTCTTACTGTGTTTTAATCCCAAGAAATCCGAACAAAACTCCTCACACCCAACATCCAGTCTTCAAAATCAATCACGCCCGTCATTCTGATTTCCACTATAAAACATCCGCTACTAGTTTTACGTCTTGTCGTCTACATGCTCGACGAAAGGAAAGCATTGCTCCTCCAGCTGTCGTGAGCGATCTCGAtgatgaatatgatgattttgacGATGATGAGCTTGATTATGACGataaagatgaagatgaagaagagttTATGCCATTTGGGAAGATGAAGAAGTGGCTTGAGACAAAACCACGTGGGTTTGGTGGGAGCAAAGTTTATGATACTCGTGTTGAAGACAAGCTGCTTGAAGAAATTGAGCAGAGCAGACTTGCTCAGGCTGCTAATATTAATAACCTCAAATATCCTAATCCTGCTGCACCCAACAAGACTCACCATCAAGCTAAGAACG CACCCGATGTTATTCCAACTGGCATTCGTGTGCATGTCATCAACCTtccgaagaagaagaacatcCACAGAGATTTGAAAACAGCTTTTAAAGATGTTCAaggtattattaatataatccCAGCTGTTTCTGGAAACAAGAAGACAAAAGATCCTATTTGCAAGGGCTTTGCTTTTGTTGATTTCAAGTCGGAGGAGGATGCTGCTAG GTTTGTGCAACAATTTTCTAAGCAAAGCATAGCATTTGGCAAGATTCAGAAGCAGATAAAATGTGAGATGAAAAATTCAAGCTCTTTATCGTCTTCTGATGATGGAATTTAA